The genomic stretch GGAGTATCTGATCACCTGCGATCCGACGGAGGACCTGCGTGTCTTGACCACAGCGGAACGGGCTATCTATAATCCGGATACGCGCTATAATTATGAAAATCACAAGGGCGCAGGTGCCTTGCTCTATGGCACTATCCAGTTCGACACTTCTGGAAATATTTCCCAGATTGATGCCTATAAAGTCCCACCAGATGGTCAGATCGATCCTTCGAAGGCGGATAACCGGATACTGCTGGAGTCGGGAGATTCATACTTTAGCCTTCCTACCAACTTTACTGGGGCGACTACCAACCAGAATGTGAAGGTTAATTTTGGAGCTAGGTATGAAGGAGCAACTGCCACCCAACGACAGGTTCTGGTTAGTGATGCTGGGGCTAGGGCTCTCGGTTCAGGCGGAGATGTCTCTCAATTTATTACCTCTGCTACTCCGTGGTCATTGGTGGCCGATGGCAATGGTAACACTATCAGTCAGGGCGATATTTTTATTTTTGATGGATATAATAATGGTTCCGACCCAGTAACGAGATTGGTGTATACGGTTAGCCCTGCCAATGATGTTCAGGATCTTTTGACCCAGTTGGACAGTACCTTTGGGTGCAGCTCTTCAATTGATGCTAAGGGAAGATTGCGGTTGAGTGACAATATTGCGGGAGATTCCAGTATGCTGGTGACTCGCTTTGAAACTGTGTCTGCCAATGCCTCTGCCCCTTTTGGCGGTGCTCACGCCACAGTGAATAATACCTTTTCTATTACTCCTGGAAAGATTACCAGCGATGGCGCTACTGCGGTAACTGATAGTACGCAACTATTGAATGGGCTGATGGGGACTGATGGCCCTCCAGCGACAGCAATTTTAGCAGGGGCTGCTGGTGTTGGAGATTATTTTACCTTCAGCGGTACGAATGTGGATGGCGCACCAGTTGTTGCGACTACCTTTAACGTTTTAGCGGGGAGCAAGATCAGTGATTTGCTGGCAGCGTTGGAAGTGGGGTTTGGCGGAGCCAACAGTGGTGTTAAGGCAGTTCTGGATCAGGAGGGGAAGATTAGGGTGGTGGATACGACTCAGTCGGGGAGTTTGGGGGTGACAATGACTTTTAACGACAGGAGTGGAGTAACAACCGCCAACCCTTTTGGCCTGGTTGATGGAGCGGCTACTCTCCTTACTCCAAAGCAATCGGTGGAAGGTTTGATTAATTTCACTACCTCGAAGAAATTGGTGATTTCCACTGGACGGGCATTCAGTACCAATACCGGTGATACCACGCCGATTATGTCTACTACCCAATGGAGCAGCGTCTATGATGACAATAATGATCCATTGTTGAACGGGGGCTTACCGCGGGGAGTCAGTGATGGTGATATTTTTCAGTTTGTGGGGACAAAACGTGATGGCACCAGTGTTGCCAGCACATTCACCGTAGCATACACGAAAACTGATGGTAATCCTGGGACGGTACAGGATTTGATGAATCAGCTGGAAGATGATTTTGCTTGTCAGGCATCAATTGATAGCGCCGGTCGTTTGATCTTGACAGATCGAGTGGCCGATACCGTGGCTTCGGGCAGCAGTTTAGCAATCAATAGTGTTACCTACCCTACGAATGGTAATTTGCAGGATATCTTTGGGGTGTCGGGGGCAGCATTTGATTTTGTCACGGCCGACATCAGTTCTGAGGATGGGAGTCAGCAAGGTGATGTGGTTACAACCAACTTTGCCCCAGAGGCGTTGGCGTCAACGCAGTATGCCAATAGCTCTACGACTATCTTTCAGGATCAGGACGGATTTTCGTCCGGATTCCTCCAGTCTGTGTCGACAGATGTTAATGGGGTAATAACCGGCCATTATTCTAACGGTCAGGTCTTGAAAAAGGCGCAGGTGGCGTTGGCCAATTTTAGTAACTTGGCAGGACTCAGTAAGCGGGGTGGTAATGTCTTTACCGAGACCACGGAGTCCGGAGCCCCAGTCACAGGCGCCCCTGGCACTAACGGGTTGGGGTCTATTGCTCCCAACGCCTTGGAGCAGTCGAATGTGGACTTAGGGATAGAGTTTGTTAAGTTGATTACGGTGCAGAGAGGATTTCAGGCCAACTCAAAGATTATCACCACCACCGATGATATGCTGAATGAACTCATCAATATTAAAAGATAGGAAGCGAGTCTGATTGGGATGTGAACTTTAGGCCCTAAGCCTCTGTGCTTGGGGCCTTTTTCCGTGTAGAGTCCGACGACTTGTTCGTGGGTATGAGTTAGCCTGGGTAGTGACCAGAAAACAATGATAGGATTCCAGCGGCGGCACTGCCTTCTCACAACTTATAGGGAAATATCCCGTCCACTGCTTGACTTTTCTTACAATTATATAGAACCTTCGGGATTTTCCCGAGCGCCTTCATACCCTTTTGTGCCAAAAAATTATCTGCCAGTGTATTGTCTGCAGGTATAACCCTAAAAGAATATCAACCCCTGCAATTCTTTCTGCTGAAAAAATAAGGGGGTGGGACGAGGAGAGTTGGATCATGAGAAAATCTTGTCGAAAACGGAGTATGCCTCACGCATGACTGTAAGGTCGGTTTTGAGAGTGAGATAGGATTTTCCGGAAAGTTCCTGGGTGATTAAGTCTTCGCTTGAATGGATGAGACCTGCCAAAGGAAGGTCAGCATCACGTACTGTTTGTTCGATCTTGTCGAGCAGTGCTTGGGGGGACGGGTTGGGAGCTCGATTGACGATTAGCCATTTTGATTCAACTTTGAGATTCAAGGGTTTGGTTATTTCCGAGATGCGGCCTGCTGTCATAACCCCTCGGGCGGATGGATCAGAAATAACTAGTAAATGGTTGATTGTGGTCAGGTTCAATCGGCTCAAATGTTCCATGCCCGCTTCGTTGTCCACCAGGATATATTGGTAATTGCTTGCCAAGTGATCCATAGCCATGGCCAGGAATTGGTTGGCGGCGCAATAGCAGCCAG from Desulfobulbaceae bacterium encodes the following:
- a CDS encoding flagellar hook-basal body complex protein, giving the protein MAISSSLYASISGLSTMGEAMSVLGDNVANVNTMAFKSSRSSFQDVLSQSVSTAAGGAQVGRGVTLSTISSLFAQGSFESSSSATDMAIGGQGFFMLRASDSAEADMYSRAGEFGFDQQGNLVNPMGYFTQGWTIDSTTGQRQGTIGDINIGKNTPPVATTNVDVIVNVDSRAPNESSEDRLFANWNGTNAAAVNPTDPIDATKYDYTTAIKVYDSKGASHDLTVYYDRTTKDNQWEYLITCDPTEDLRVLTTAERAIYNPDTRYNYENHKGAGALLYGTIQFDTSGNISQIDAYKVPPDGQIDPSKADNRILLESGDSYFSLPTNFTGATTNQNVKVNFGARYEGATATQRQVLVSDAGARALGSGGDVSQFITSATPWSLVADGNGNTISQGDIFIFDGYNNGSDPVTRLVYTVSPANDVQDLLTQLDSTFGCSSSIDAKGRLRLSDNIAGDSSMLVTRFETVSANASAPFGGAHATVNNTFSITPGKITSDGATAVTDSTQLLNGLMGTDGPPATAILAGAAGVGDYFTFSGTNVDGAPVVATTFNVLAGSKISDLLAALEVGFGGANSGVKAVLDQEGKIRVVDTTQSGSLGVTMTFNDRSGVTTANPFGLVDGAATLLTPKQSVEGLINFTTSKKLVISTGRAFSTNTGDTTPIMSTTQWSSVYDDNNDPLLNGGLPRGVSDGDIFQFVGTKRDGTSVASTFTVAYTKTDGNPGTVQDLMNQLEDDFACQASIDSAGRLILTDRVADTVASGSSLAINSVTYPTNGNLQDIFGVSGAAFDFVTADISSEDGSQQGDVVTTNFAPEALASTQYANSSTTIFQDQDGFSSGFLQSVSTDVNGVITGHYSNGQVLKKAQVALANFSNLAGLSKRGGNVFTETTESGAPVTGAPGTNGLGSIAPNALEQSNVDLGIEFVKLITVQRGFQANSKIITTTDDMLNELINIKR
- a CDS encoding AAA family ATPase, which translates into the protein MPQVIALAGKGGTGKTTTTALLLKYLLEKKKTPVLLVDADPNANLNELLELQIGLTIGQVRKEIKGEVPAHISRDQFMEMKVHQALIEESGFDLLVMGQPDGPGCYCAANQFLAMAMDHLASNYQYILVDNEAGMEHLSRLNLTTINHLLVISDPSARGVMTAGRISEITKPLNLKVESKWLIVNRAPNPSPQALLDKIEQTVRDADLPLAGLIHSSEDLITQELSGKSYLTLKTDLTVMREAYSVFDKIFS